One genomic segment of Motacilla alba alba isolate MOTALB_02 chromosome 1A, Motacilla_alba_V1.0_pri, whole genome shotgun sequence includes these proteins:
- the RBM17 gene encoding splicing factor 45 isoform X2 — translation MSLYDDLGVETSDSKTEGWSKNFKLLQSQLQVKKAALTQAKSQRTKQTTVLAPVIDLKRGSSSDERQIVDTPPHVAAGLKDPVPSGFSAGDVLIPLADEYDPMFPNDYEKVVKRQREERQRQRELERQKEIEEREKRKDRHEASGFSRRPDPDSDEDEDYERERRKRSMGGAAIAPPTSLVEKDKEPVASFPYEEESRPRAPSSKAAIPPPVYDEPERPRSPTGPSNSFLANMGGTVAHKIMQKYGFREGQGLGKHEQGLSTALSVEKTSKRGGKIIVGESTEKETGKKADSNPLTEILKCPTKVVLLRNMVGAGEVDEDLEVETKEECEKYGKVGKCVIFEIPGAPDDEAVRIFLEFERVESAIKAVVDLNGRYFGGRVVKACFYNLDKFRVLDLAEQV, via the exons ATGTCACTTTACGATGACTTGGGGGTTGAGACCAGCGATTCCAAAACAGAAGGCTGGTCCAAGAATTTCAAACTGCTGCAGTCTCAGTTGCAGGTGAAGAAAGCAGCTCTCACACAAGCAAAG agtcagagaacaaaacaaaccacagtcCTTGCTCCAGTGATTGACCTGAAACGAGGCAGCTCCTCTGATGAGAGACAGATCGTGGACACACCCCCTCATGTAGCAGCTGGGCTAAAG gatCCTGTCCCTAGTGGCTTTTCTGCAGGAGATGTGTTGATTCCCCTGGCAGACGAGTATGATCCCATGTTCCCAAATGACTACGAAAAAGTGGTGAAGCGTCAGAGGGAGGAACGGCAGCGGCAGCgggagctggagaggcagaaggagattgaagagagagaaaa GCGTAAGGACAGACACGAAGCCAGTGGGTTTTCCAGACGACCAGATCCAGATtctgatgaagatgaagattACGAAAGGGAGAGACGGAAAAGAA GTATGGGAGGAGCTGCCATTGCACCACCCACTTCTCTCGTGGAGAAGGACAAAGAAC ctgtAGCATCATTCCCATATGAGGAGGAGTCAAGACCTCGGGCACCTTCTTCCAAAGCAGCAATTCCTCCCCCAGTGTATGATGAGCCAGAGAGACCTCGTTCTCCCACGGGACCCAGCAACTCCTTCCTCGCCAACATGGG GGGGACAGTAGCTCACAAAATCATGCAGAAGTATGGTTTCAGAgagggccaggggctgggcaaaCATGAAcaggggctcagcacagcactgtcAGTAGAGAAAACAAGCAAGAGGGGTGGCAAGATCATTGTTGGTGAATCTACAGAGAAAG AAACGGGCAAGAAGGCAGATTCCAACCCCTTAACTGAGATCCTGAAATGCCCAACTAAAGTGGTCTTACTGAGG AACATGGTTGGTGCTGGAGAGGTGGATGAAGACCTTGAAGTTGAAACCAAGGAGGAATGTGAGAAATATGGCAAGGTTGGGAAATGTGTCATCTTTGAG atcCCTGGTGCCCCTGATGATGAAGCTGTAAGAATATTCTTAGAGTTTGAACGGGTTGAATCTGCCATCAAAG CTGTTGTGGATCTAAATGGAAGATATTTTGGAGGCAGAGTGGTGAAGGCTTGTTTCTACAACCTGGACAAGTTCAGAGTGCTGGATCTGGCGGAACaagtttga
- the RBM17 gene encoding splicing factor 45 isoform X1: MSLYDDLGVETSDSKTEGWSKNFKLLQSQLQVKKAALTQAKSQRTKQTTVLAPVIDLKRGSSSDERQIVDTPPHVAAGLKDPVPSGFSAGDVLIPLADEYDPMFPNDYEKVVKRQREERQRQRELERQKEIEEREKRRKDRHEASGFSRRPDPDSDEDEDYERERRKRSMGGAAIAPPTSLVEKDKEPVASFPYEEESRPRAPSSKAAIPPPVYDEPERPRSPTGPSNSFLANMGGTVAHKIMQKYGFREGQGLGKHEQGLSTALSVEKTSKRGGKIIVGESTEKETGKKADSNPLTEILKCPTKVVLLRNMVGAGEVDEDLEVETKEECEKYGKVGKCVIFEIPGAPDDEAVRIFLEFERVESAIKAVVDLNGRYFGGRVVKACFYNLDKFRVLDLAEQV; the protein is encoded by the exons ATGTCACTTTACGATGACTTGGGGGTTGAGACCAGCGATTCCAAAACAGAAGGCTGGTCCAAGAATTTCAAACTGCTGCAGTCTCAGTTGCAGGTGAAGAAAGCAGCTCTCACACAAGCAAAG agtcagagaacaaaacaaaccacagtcCTTGCTCCAGTGATTGACCTGAAACGAGGCAGCTCCTCTGATGAGAGACAGATCGTGGACACACCCCCTCATGTAGCAGCTGGGCTAAAG gatCCTGTCCCTAGTGGCTTTTCTGCAGGAGATGTGTTGATTCCCCTGGCAGACGAGTATGATCCCATGTTCCCAAATGACTACGAAAAAGTGGTGAAGCGTCAGAGGGAGGAACGGCAGCGGCAGCgggagctggagaggcagaaggagattgaagagagagaaaa AAGGCGTAAGGACAGACACGAAGCCAGTGGGTTTTCCAGACGACCAGATCCAGATtctgatgaagatgaagattACGAAAGGGAGAGACGGAAAAGAA GTATGGGAGGAGCTGCCATTGCACCACCCACTTCTCTCGTGGAGAAGGACAAAGAAC ctgtAGCATCATTCCCATATGAGGAGGAGTCAAGACCTCGGGCACCTTCTTCCAAAGCAGCAATTCCTCCCCCAGTGTATGATGAGCCAGAGAGACCTCGTTCTCCCACGGGACCCAGCAACTCCTTCCTCGCCAACATGGG GGGGACAGTAGCTCACAAAATCATGCAGAAGTATGGTTTCAGAgagggccaggggctgggcaaaCATGAAcaggggctcagcacagcactgtcAGTAGAGAAAACAAGCAAGAGGGGTGGCAAGATCATTGTTGGTGAATCTACAGAGAAAG AAACGGGCAAGAAGGCAGATTCCAACCCCTTAACTGAGATCCTGAAATGCCCAACTAAAGTGGTCTTACTGAGG AACATGGTTGGTGCTGGAGAGGTGGATGAAGACCTTGAAGTTGAAACCAAGGAGGAATGTGAGAAATATGGCAAGGTTGGGAAATGTGTCATCTTTGAG atcCCTGGTGCCCCTGATGATGAAGCTGTAAGAATATTCTTAGAGTTTGAACGGGTTGAATCTGCCATCAAAG CTGTTGTGGATCTAAATGGAAGATATTTTGGAGGCAGAGTGGTGAAGGCTTGTTTCTACAACCTGGACAAGTTCAGAGTGCTGGATCTGGCGGAACaagtttga